Proteins encoded together in one Triticum dicoccoides isolate Atlit2015 ecotype Zavitan chromosome 7B, WEW_v2.0, whole genome shotgun sequence window:
- the LOC119336667 gene encoding uncharacterized protein LOC119336667, which produces MEGVHHIGLGKKVNYPFRSAWWPRCGNPMLCSDGTPLPDGCRWLSLVRFPVVACVEPWVRLSFALSLLLLSLALLLLIRPAAYQSASACCLGLYDLFCHYHSTHQVVIPVLEAMGSSMRFAVPFISVCSRRGWLCSCWCRTRAPSGTDLVLWRSLMNKPRCSYFRPLMLYTHIYTCLPLDWFCLTHKASSGGKAETSSPTVEEKDDDNDQAQVIRNKRMKWQA; this is translated from the exons ATGGAAGGAGTTCACCACATCGGACTTGGCAAGAAAG TCAATTATCCATTTCGTTCAGCATGGTGGCCAAGATGCGGCAACCCCATGCTCTGTTCCGATGGGACTCCTCTGCCCGATGGTTGCCGCTGGTTGAG TTTGGTACGGTTTCCTGTTGTTGCTTGTGTCGAGCCATGGGTCCGTCTCTCCTTCGCACTGAG TCTACTTCTCCTGTCGCTGGCGCTTCTTCTTCTCATCCGTCCTGCTGCTTACCAAAGTGCTTCTGCTTGCTGCCTCGG GTTGTACGATCTCTTCTGTCACTATCATTCGACTCATCAA GTTGTTATACCTGTTTTGGAGGCTATGGGTAGCTCGATGCGCTTTGCCGTCCCTTTCATATCTGTGTGTAGTCGCAGAGGATGGCTCTGTTCTTGCTGGTGTAGAACTCGAGCTCCCAGTGGGACAGATCTGGTCCTATGGAGAAGCTTGATGAACAAGCCGAGGTGCAGCTACTTTCGACCCCTCATGCTATATACCCATATATACACATGTCTCCCACTTGATTGGTTTTGTCTCACACACAAGGCGAGCTCTGGTGGTAAAGCTGAAACTTCATCACCTACTGTTGAAGAAAAGGATGATGACAATGACCAGGCTCAAGTGATCAGAAACAAAAG AATGAAGTGGCAAGCATAG
- the LOC119336668 gene encoding uncharacterized protein LOC119336668, with amino-acid sequence MVPPTHHLFPPTAHRRRPLLSHPLPSHSTRNASSLIQRTAASSPIQIQCVTASSLIQIDTSALLPCWQVPPPSLPPPPPASAILPSATPACSAYCTAASDAMLDTDSSSNPLLADFDFPPFSRVEPTHVRPGIRVLHACLLILGLGHGEVD; translated from the exons ATGGTGCCACCAACCCACCATCTCTTCCCTCCCACAGCTCATCGCCGACGGCCTCTCCTCTCCCATCCGCTTCCCTCCCACAGCACGCGGAATGCCTCCTCCCTGATCCAAcgcaccgccgcctcctccccgatccagatccaatgCGTCACCGCCTCCTCCCTGATCCAGATCGACACGTCGGCTCTCTTACCTTGCTGGCAGGTTCCTCCGCCGTCGCTGCCCCCTCCTCCCCCTGCCTCGGCCATCCTCCCTTCCGCCACCCCCGCCTGCTCCGCCTACTGCACCGCCGCCTCCGACGCCATGTTGGACACGGACAGCAGTAGCAACCCGCTGCTCGCCGACTTCGACTTCCCACCCTTCAGCCGCGTCGAGCCCACACACGTACGCCCCGGGATCCGCGTGCTCCATGCCTGCCTC TTGATTCTTGGGCTTGGACATGGAGAGGTAGACTAG